In Candidatus Babeliales bacterium, a genomic segment contains:
- a CDS encoding nucleotidyltransferase substrate binding protein: protein MDIVEARNKISHTYHEAMADKIVHKIPEYYELMQKIAERMQKRWGE, encoded by the coding sequence ATGGATATTGTAGAGGCAAGAAATAAAATATCTCATACTTACCATGAAGCTATGGCAGATAAAATTGTGCATAAAATACCAGAATATTATGAATTAATGCAAAAAATAGCAGAACGTATGCAAAAAAGATGGGGTGAATAA
- the tpiA gene encoding triose-phosphate isomerase, with translation MKYTYVANWKMNLSFNESVSFCKNNKEQLEQLAANNHIILCPSFIALAPIAEIFKSSAIAVGAQNCSEYENGSYTGEVSAQSLAEVGATYCFIGHSERRIYYGETTETIVKKIDLLYKNNITPIICIGETKEDFLHKKTFDALTQQLELILKTIAYQKYDRVIIAYEPFWAIGTGIIPEDKYLEEIFAWLQKYVDSYLPHIKKQLLYGGSVDEKNIHQLKNISDVDGFLVGSASTDCEKFKKIITT, from the coding sequence ATGAAATACACATACGTCGCCAACTGGAAAATGAATCTCAGTTTTAATGAAAGCGTCAGTTTTTGTAAAAACAATAAAGAACAGTTAGAACAATTAGCTGCAAATAATCACATAATACTATGCCCTTCTTTTATTGCCCTTGCACCAATCGCTGAAATTTTTAAAAGCAGTGCAATTGCTGTTGGTGCACAAAATTGTTCTGAATATGAAAACGGATCTTATACTGGCGAAGTCTCTGCACAATCATTAGCAGAAGTTGGCGCTACCTATTGTTTTATCGGACACAGCGAGCGACGCATATATTACGGAGAAACAACTGAAACAATCGTAAAAAAAATAGATTTGTTATACAAAAATAATATAACCCCAATCATTTGCATTGGCGAAACAAAAGAAGATTTTTTGCACAAAAAAACATTTGATGCATTAACACAACAGCTTGAACTTATCTTAAAAACAATCGCATACCAAAAATACGACCGTGTAATCATCGCATATGAACCGTTTTGGGCAATTGGTACTGGAATTATTCCTGAAGACAAATATTTAGAAGAAATTTTTGCATGGCTACAGAAATACGTTGATTCATACCTGCCACACATAAAAAAACAGTTGCTTTATGGTGGTAGTGTCGATGAAAAAAATATCCATCAACTGAAAAACATATCTGATGTTGATGGCTTTTTAGTTGGTAGCGCAAGTACAGATTGTGAGAAATTCAAAAAAATTATTACCACATAA
- a CDS encoding nucleotidyltransferase domain-containing protein yields the protein MESRLEKYKNIIVPIILRYVPNAKIILYGSRARGDAKEGSDIDVALDTGSKIDNLLMSKIEGDLEDSDYLSLKVMNVWIL from the coding sequence GTGGAAAGCAGACTAGAAAAATATAAAAATATTATTGTTCCCATTATTTTGCGGTATGTACCGAATGCAAAAATTATATTGTATGGTTCTCGTGCCCGTGGTGATGCTAAAGAAGGTTCTGACATAGATGTTGCATTGGACACGGGAAGTAAAATAGATAATTTATTGATGAGCAAAATCGAGGGAGACTTAGAAGATTCAGATTATCTGAGTCTGAAGGTGATGAATGTATGGATATTGTAG